The Verrucomicrobiia bacterium genomic interval CGACCTCCAGGCGGCCGGCGCGCAGGTACTTCACCCCGAGCCAGAGCACGAGCAGGAAGCTGACCAGTTCCATGGAGGCCCGGACGACCGGGCGTTGGAACAGTTCGGCGAACCCGGCGAAGGCCAGGCCGCAGTACAGGACCTCCATGCTGGTCGCCCCCAGGGCGATCAGCAGGCCGCGCAGGAAGCCACGCTGGGCGCTTTCGTTGACGACGGTGATGTTGATCGGGCCGCCGAGGGCGGCGGTGATCAGGCCGGCGCCCAGGCCCACCGCACCGGAGATGATCCAATCCTGCCAGGCCGTCATGAGGACTTGGGTCCGATCCGCCGGTGGGATCACTGGCCGCCAGCCTCGTCCGCAGCCTCTTCGTCGTCGGGATCGTCGTCCACTTCGATCTCCCGTTGGAGGCGGCGGGAGATGAAGGGCCGGATGAATCCGTAGAGGAGGTACCCCACGAACAGGATGGGGGCGGTGACCGGCAGAATTTTCTTCCAGAGGATGACCAGCATCCCGATGAACATCGCGATGATCAGGGACTTGGTGAACGGATGCTGGGTCCGCCAGTTGATGGTCTTGAAGGTGGGGTACTTGACCCGGCTGACCATCATGGCCGACAGGAAAACGAGGAGCATTGGCAGCGCAAACCGCCACATGCCAAACCGGAAGTCCTTCTCGTCCCACCACAACATGAGGAGGGTCAGGGAAGCCACCACGCCGGCTGCCGCGGGGATTGGGAATCCGATGAAGTATTTGCCCCCGCCGGTCCCCGCCGCTGCGGCGAGGCAGTTGAACCGGGCCAGGCGGAAGGCGCCGCAGATCACATAGAGCGAGGCGATGAACCAGCCCACCTCCGGATGGAGCCGGAACACATCCCGCAGCACGATGCGGTGCACCAGAAATGCGGGGGCGACCCCGAAGCTGACGATGTCCGCCAGGGAGTCGAACTCCCGACCGAACGGCGATTCCGAGCCACCCATGCGCGCCACGCGACCGTCGAGCAGATCAAAGATGCAGGCCAGCAGGATGTAGAACAGCGACGCCTTGATGGCCGCCGCATACCCGGGATTCGCCAAATCGGCCTCAACGATCCGGGTCAGCGCCAGGAAGCCGCAAAACAGGTTTGCAGCCGTGAACAGGTTGGGCAGCAGGTAGATCTTGAGGCGGCCGTCCTCCCCGTCTGCGGGCCTCAGGCCGCCGGTCGGCGTGGGGTTCTCGGAGGTCATGGAACAATCACGCAAGGCGGGCGACGATGGTTTCGCCTCCGACGACCCGCTGGCCGGTTTGCACCCGGAGTTCCGCGGAGGGCGGCAGATACAAGTCCACCCGGGACCCGAACTGGATGAGCGAAACCCGCTCTCCCCGGGCGACGGACCCGCCGGCGGCGACCCAGGGCACGATGCGCCGTGCGATCAGCCCGGCGATCAACCGCACGCCCACCCGGGTGTCCGTGGGGTCGGCGGTCCGCAGTCCGATCAGGACGTTTTCGTTGTGGGCGGCGGATTCCGTCTTGAGGGCGTTGAGAAACCGCCCGGGATGATGGCGGACGTGAAACACCTGACCTGCGACCGGGGCCTGCTGCACGTGCACGTCGAACACCGAGAGAAAGATGGAGATCCGTCGGCACCGCCCCT includes:
- the pssA gene encoding CDP-diacylglycerol--serine O-phosphatidyltransferase yields the protein MTSENPTPTGGLRPADGEDGRLKIYLLPNLFTAANLFCGFLALTRIVEADLANPGYAAAIKASLFYILLACIFDLLDGRVARMGGSESPFGREFDSLADIVSFGVAPAFLVHRIVLRDVFRLHPEVGWFIASLYVICGAFRLARFNCLAAAAGTGGGKYFIGFPIPAAAGVVASLTLLMLWWDEKDFRFGMWRFALPMLLVFLSAMMVSRVKYPTFKTINWRTQHPFTKSLIIAMFIGMLVILWKKILPVTAPILFVGYLLYGFIRPFISRRLQREIEVDDDPDDEEAADEAGGQ
- a CDS encoding phosphatidylserine decarboxylase family protein, with protein sequence MKHQGRALGAAASMVARIVLVAIFLSGFLSLAWPRSFLAGALAAFLGLLAALFTLWFFRDPNPRVPDGAGLVVAPAHGLVDVVDELDEPEVMQGRCRRISIFLSVFDVHVQQAPVAGQVFHVRHHPGRFLNALKTESAAHNENVLIGLRTADPTDTRVGVRLIAGLIARRIVPWVAAGGSVARGERVSLIQFGSRVDLYLPPSAELRVQTGQRVVGGETIVARLA